From the genome of Anopheles moucheti chromosome 3, idAnoMoucSN_F20_07, whole genome shotgun sequence, one region includes:
- the LOC128303757 gene encoding cytochrome P450 307a1-like, giving the protein MDRVSETWLSSSSTAYLMVSCFLLTLLMLLPERKQKVFVRSEVLQALRQLIGSVGVTFGTADVTAEGEQDKPAPGPKNYPIIGALKELNGYEVPYQAFSEFGLRYGPVTALRLGSVNAVVVNGIDSIKEVLINKGQHFDSRPNFRRYQLLFSGNKENSLAFCDWSEVQKARRDMLVPHTFPRNFSGRFEELNTIVVDEIGQMLGTVRDAATIEIKPLVLAICANAFSQYFGSHRFEVEDKRFQQLVRNFDQIFYEVNQGYAADFLPFLLPLHRQNLRRMDRLAEEIRTIILETIIGDRYERWGEGSEPCDYVDSLIEHVKAGRGPALEWETALFALEDIVGGHSAVGNFLVKAFGYIVQHPEVQQRIQAEADDVLERHGRQVVELTDRAEMPYTEAVIMEALRLIASPIVPHVANQDSHIGGFTVAKDTLIFLNNYDLSMSPQLWDAPECFRPERFLQQGRVVKPDFFIPFGAGRRSCMGYRMTQLLSFSIIANLLRAYTIAPIEGQDYRVPVGSLAMPEQSYTFNVSARSC; this is encoded by the exons ATGGATCGTGTTAGCGAAACGTGGTTGAGCTCTAGCAGCACGGCCTACTTGATGGTGAGCTGCTTTCTGCTgacactgctgatgctgctgcccgAGCGCAAGCAGAAAGTGTTCGTGCGCAGTGAGGTGTTGCAGGCCCTCCGACAGCTGATCGGCAGTGTCGGAGTAACGTTCGGAACGGCTGACGTGACGGCGGAGGGTGAGCAAGACAAACCAGCACCCGGTCCCAAAAACTATCCCATCATCGGTGCGCTCAAGGAGCTGAACGGGTACGAGGTACCGTATCAGGCGTTCAGCGAGTTTGGGCTGCGTTACGGACCCGTCACGGCATTGCGCCTCGGTTCGGTGAATGCGGTGGTTGTGAACGGGATCGACAGCATCAAGGAGGTGCTGATCAACAAGGGTCAGCATTTTGACAGTCGGCCCAACTTCCGCCGTTATCAGCTGCTGTTTTCCGGCAACAAGGAAAACT CACTGGCATTTTGTGACTGGTCGGAGGTGCAGAAGGCCCGTCGTGATATGCTCGTTCCGCACACCTTCCCACGCAACTTCAGCGGTCGGTTCGAGGAGCTGAACACGATCGTGGTGGACGAAATCGGTCAGATGCTCGGCACGGTGCGAGATGCCGCCACGATCGAAATTAAGCCGCTAGTGCTCGCGATCTGCGCCAATGCATTCTCGCAGTACTTTGGCAGCCATCGGTTTGAGGTGGAAGATAAACGCTTCCAGCAGCTGGTGCGTAACTTCGACCAGATCTTCTACGAAGTTAACCAGGGTTATGCGGCCGACTTTCTGCCATTTCTGCTTCCACTGCACCGTCAAAACCTGCGCCGCATGGACCGGCTGGCGGAGGAGATACGGACGATCATCCTCGAGACGATCATTGGTGATCGGTATGAGCGGTGGGGCGAAGGTAGCGAACCCTGCGATTACGTTGACAGCCTGATCGAGCACGTGAAGGCGGGTCGCGGTCCGGCCCTCGAGTGGGAGACGGCACTGTTCGCGCTGGAGGATATCGTTGGTGGACATTCGGCCGTCGGCAACTTCCTGGTGAAGGCGTTCGGGTATATCGTGCAGCACCCGGAGGTGCAGCAACGCATACAGGCCGAGGCCGATGATGTGCTGGAGCGGCACGGTCGGCAGGTGGTCGAGTTAACCGATCGTGCCGAGATGCCGTACACGGAAGCGGTCATCATGGAGGCGTTACGCTTGATCGCGTCCCCGATCGTACCGCACGTGGCCAACCAGGACAGCCACATTGGAg gTTTCACCGTGGCGAAGGATACGCTCATCTTCCTCAACAACTACGATCTCAGCATGTCGCCCCAGCTGTGGGATGCACCGGAATGCTTCCGGCCGGAGCGGTTCCTGCAGCAGGGACGTGTGGTGAAGCCGGATTTCTTCATACCGTTCGGTGCCGGGCGACGTTCCTGCATGGGTTACCGGATGACGCAACTGCTCAGCTTCTCCATCATTGCGAACCTGCTGCGCGCATACACAATTGCCCCGATCGAGGGACAGGATTACCGTGTGCCGGTTGGATCGTTGGCAATGCCAGAGCAGTCCTACACCTTCAACGTGTCGGCACGCAGTTGCTGA